One genomic segment of Desmodus rotundus isolate HL8 chromosome 5, HLdesRot8A.1, whole genome shotgun sequence includes these proteins:
- the AQP11 gene encoding aquaporin-11 codes for MTAPRGLWPEVQDTCTSLGLMLSVVLFAALARVVLRRHMHRPVAHTFVLELLATFQLCCCTHELQVLSEQEPAHPTWPLTLVYFFSLVHGLTLVGASSNPCGVMMQMMLGDMSPEIGATRLLAQLIGALGSRYSMSALWSLGLTRYHVSERSFACRNPIQVDLPKAVVIEAICSFIFHSALLHIQEVRNKLRIHLLAALITFLVYAGGSLTGAIFNPALALSLHFKCFDEAFLQFFIVYWLAPSLGILSMILMFSFFLPWLHNNHTTNKKE; via the exons ATGACGGCGCCGCGGGGGCTCTGGCCCGAGGTGCAGGACACCTGCACCTCGCTGGGGTTGATGCTGTCCGTCGTGCTGTTCGCGGCGCTGGCTCGTGTGGTCCTCCGGCGGCACATGCACAGGCCCGTGGCCCACACCTTTGTCTTGGAGTTGCTGGCCACCTTCCAGCTGTGCTGCTGCACCCATGAGCTGCAAGTGCTGAGCGAGCAGGAACCCGCGCACCCCACCTGGCCGCTGACGCTAGTCTATTTCTTCTCCTTGGTGCATGGCCTGACCCTGGTGGGCGCCTCCAGCAACCCGTGCGGTGTGATGATGCAGATGATGCTGGGGGACATGTCCCCCGAGATAGGGGCGACGAGGCTGTTGGCTCAGCTGATTGGTGCCCTGGGCAGCAGGTACTCTATGAGCGCCCTGTGGAGCCTGGGACTGACCAGGTATCACGTCAGCGAGAGGAGCTTCGCTTGCAGGAATCCCATCCAGGTCGACTTGCCCAAAGCCGTCGTCATAGAGGCCATCTGCTCCTTTATCTTCCACAGCGCTTTGCTGCACATCCAGGAGGTCCGCAACAAGCTTCGTATCCACCTGCTGGCAGCACTCATCACCTTTTTGGTCTATGCAG GAGGAAGTCTAACGGGAGCTATATTTAATCCAGCTTTGGCACTTTCACTACATTTCAAGTGTTTTGATGAAGCATTCCTTCAATTTTTTATAGTATATTGGCTGGCTCCTTCTTTAG GTATATTGTCCATGATTTTGATGTTCAGCTTTTTCCTTCCATGGCTGCATAACAACCATACAACTAATAAAAAGGAATAA